Proteins from a genomic interval of Heteronotia binoei isolate CCM8104 ecotype False Entrance Well chromosome 5, APGP_CSIRO_Hbin_v1, whole genome shotgun sequence:
- the LOC132572385 gene encoding probable peptidyl-tRNA hydrolase 2 — MESQPLGWELGVDETLVAPLLELGIPEAEARRALALTGGRSAEAAAQLYFSSGLDSQEEDDAQDGCYFKMVFVVNMELSMGTGKVAAQVGHAAVGLFQLMQEKPTHKDMISQWEEHGAKKVVLQGSNTDQLLELHALALSLELPTYLVQDAGRTQVPAGSHTVLAIMGEEEMVNQVTGKLKLLN; from the exons ATGGAGTCGCAACCTCTGGGCTGGGAGTTGGGCGTCGATGAGACCCTGGTCGCGCCGCTGCTGGAGCTGGGGATTCCGGAGGCTGAGGCGCGGCGG GCTTTGGCTCTCACTGGTGGTCGATCCGCTGAAGCGGCCGCGCAGCTTTATTTCAGTAGCGGCCTCGATTCCCAG GAAGAAGATGATGCCCAAGACGGCTGTTACTTCAAGATGGTCTTTGTGGTGAACATGGAGCTGTCCATGGGAACTGGAAAG GTAGCTGCCCAGGTGGGGCATGCAGCAGTTGGCCTTTTCCAGCTGATGCAGGAGAAGCCTACTCACAAGGACATGATTAGTCAATGGGAGGAACATGG AGCAAAGAAAGTGGTACTTCAGGGATCCAACACTGACCAGTTGCTAGAGCTGCATGCCTTGGCTTTGAGCCTGGAATTGCCAACGTACCTAGTGCAAGATGCAGGAAGGACTCAG GTTCCGGCTGGGTCCCATACAGTTCTTGCCATTATGGGAGAAGAAGAGATGGTGAATCAGGTGACTGGGAAGCTAAAGCTGCTCAACTGA